Proteins encoded together in one Spirochaeta cellobiosiphila DSM 17781 window:
- a CDS encoding tetratricopeptide repeat protein — MTKYFTYVLLLALILVSCKTPEPVIDEGMNREIYFQRAQEAYDSGYYDNALFYYEHFLQDFPDDQANGIMARYEIAFISYKRGQLTEAKEKFQAILDEYKENPIAPYPSWPKQLSEKLINEIQEKEFTANQQNQ, encoded by the coding sequence ATGACCAAATATTTTACTTATGTTCTTTTGCTCGCTTTAATACTGGTATCCTGTAAAACACCGGAGCCGGTCATAGATGAAGGAATGAACAGAGAAATCTATTTTCAAAGAGCACAGGAAGCTTATGACTCAGGGTATTATGACAATGCCTTATTTTACTATGAACATTTTTTACAGGATTTTCCTGATGATCAGGCTAATGGGATTATGGCTCGTTATGAGATAGCTTTTATCTCCTATAAAAGAGGCCAACTAACAGAAGCCAAAGAGAAATTCCAGGCAATATTGGATGAGTACAAAGAGAATCCAATAGCCCCCTATCCTTCTTGGCCAAAACAGTTGAGTGAAAAGCTCATCAACGAGATACAAGAAAAGGAATTTACTGCTAATCAACAAAATCAATAA
- a CDS encoding homoserine dehydrogenase produces the protein MSKIGIALLGCGTVGGGTAKILTQDIESICKRSGLDLELSYVVDVNFSHAESIGIPSNLFETDYQKVLKDPLVKIVVELVGGTTIAKSFVEQALKSGKHVVTANKALLAIYGKELFALARANDVTIGFEASCAGGIPIIKALTEGLIANRIDALFGIVNGTCNFILSEMTQKGQSYEEALKEAQELGLAEADPTLDVSGMDSAHKIAIMGALSFAGSVELDQIPVEGIDNLDLLDLKVGTELGYIMKLIAVAQRMENGISFRVRPAFIGKNHPLAWIKGPFNAVSVYGSSVGHTLYYGRGAGASPTASAVASDIVSVASGVSDIVFNQYNFWPDLTDKAVQLPNSEIKSRYYLRFNIADKVGAVAQITTILGNNGISISSALQKELTETSKQEYAVPLVMTTHLAKEEDVTKAIALINASDVTLANTICISIVDEHPETIS, from the coding sequence ATGAGTAAAATTGGAATAGCCCTACTAGGATGCGGAACCGTAGGCGGGGGCACAGCAAAAATCCTAACTCAGGACATAGAAAGCATATGTAAGAGATCAGGTTTAGATCTTGAACTTTCCTATGTTGTTGATGTTAACTTTAGTCATGCTGAATCAATTGGAATACCCTCAAATTTATTCGAAACAGATTATCAAAAGGTTTTAAAAGATCCTCTCGTTAAGATTGTTGTTGAATTAGTGGGAGGCACAACCATAGCAAAGAGCTTTGTTGAACAAGCTTTAAAATCAGGTAAACATGTAGTAACTGCCAATAAAGCTTTGTTAGCCATTTATGGAAAAGAACTATTCGCTTTAGCCAGAGCTAACGATGTAACTATCGGATTTGAAGCTAGTTGTGCTGGTGGCATACCTATCATCAAAGCCCTTACAGAAGGGTTGATAGCTAATAGAATAGATGCACTCTTTGGTATCGTTAACGGAACATGTAATTTTATCCTCTCTGAAATGACTCAAAAAGGCCAATCCTATGAAGAGGCTTTGAAAGAAGCTCAAGAACTGGGCCTGGCAGAAGCTGATCCCACATTAGATGTTTCTGGAATGGATTCCGCTCATAAGATAGCCATAATGGGAGCGTTATCCTTTGCAGGAAGTGTAGAACTAGATCAAATACCTGTGGAAGGTATAGATAATTTAGATCTACTAGATCTTAAAGTGGGAACTGAACTTGGTTATATCATGAAGCTCATTGCTGTAGCACAGCGAATGGAAAATGGTATCAGTTTTAGAGTTAGACCTGCTTTTATTGGTAAAAATCATCCCCTTGCCTGGATAAAGGGACCTTTCAATGCTGTAAGTGTCTATGGTAGCTCTGTAGGTCATACATTGTACTATGGTCGTGGAGCAGGAGCTTCACCTACGGCCAGTGCTGTAGCCTCTGATATTGTTTCTGTAGCCAGTGGAGTTTCTGATATTGTATTTAATCAATATAACTTTTGGCCTGATCTGACAGATAAAGCCGTACAGTTACCCAATTCAGAGATTAAGAGTCGATACTACCTTAGATTCAATATTGCGGATAAAGTCGGTGCAGTAGCTCAGATTACAACAATTCTAGGCAATAATGGTATTAGCATATCAAGTGCACTTCAAAAGGAATTAACAGAAACTTCTAAACAAGAATATGCCGTGCCCTTAGTTATGACGACTCATTTGGCTAAAGAGGAAGATGTTACCAAAGCTATTGCATTAATAAATGCCTCTGATGTTACCTTAGCCAATACCATTTGTATTAGTATTGTTGACGAACATCCGGAAACTATCAGTTAA